A single genomic interval of Stieleria maiorica harbors:
- a CDS encoding DUF4347 domain-containing protein: protein MPWRRRKRKHDSSSILRGGHLLDAAVLEKRLLFSATPIAPPVDHVDADPETQQPFPDGATAADATTHSGQGDPTQDDQQRQRRLEVAFVDASIGDYQPLVDALRSESGNADLEIYLLEGSRDGIEQIGEILSAYNHSAYNDIDAVHLLTDGADGQLRLGSSLVNAGNLDGSAGDFAAWGSSLSQDADLILHGFQSSQSPESRTMLEAISELTGATVAVPTSDAVRAESVAADSSADVASADEQHTSREIVLVDQTAEDYQQLLADLQSERGDGRSFEVILLDGHSDGIDQISRALAQYDDVDAIHLVTHGTAGRLKLGNTWLSLDNLNEHADAIALWGDSLGDGADLLIYGCDLAADEDGRTLSTSLASLTGADVAASDDNTGYAIFGGDWDLEYSTGAIETSLAFSLDVQQNWAHLLNVTIDNTTTDTAGTGAASTSFAHATAGTDRLMLVGISFGQDMGDVVSSVTYNGVSLTLVGTQEHADPSKSRVEIWSLVAPDVGTHNIVVNFSGTNHQGATVGVMTFTDVDQTTPVGTFTGDQGTSGTPSVTVSSTNNDLVFGVVGVDDNSDWDFTPGSGQTEHWDLFSSQANGSGTTEDGAASVVTSWTYGASTPWAAGAVSIKAAPPASAITVDTTSDTVDGDTSSITALLSNKGTDGFISLREAILAANNTSGTDDIYLGAGTHTLSILGDGENLAATGDLDITESVNIHGDSASTTIIDASGMGASPDRVFDVLAGTVVNFTDLTITGGQSGGSGGGGVYIATGADLTVTNVVLENNNSNNGGAIQNDGMFTAHTTVIRNNTGNSGSGIDNSGTLVLADVAITGNNAGNAGGGLRNNGTATLTNVTLSGNSATAGAGIHNGGGSAAMTLTNVTISTNTATNSGGGIWTNQNIDATNVTITNNQATTPSTGTGGGVHIAGGGGDVTLKNSILYGNTAAIGPDADAELTSSGYNIASAAAIVEVGSDDSVSDPMLGALTGNGGFTETHALLVGSAAIDPAGLTGAPTTDQRGTTRDATPDIGAFEYVAAGNASPTIYNLAGDTLNYSEGDSVTVIEQGGNVTVGDVDSADFDAGNLTVAIITGGDSGEDVLAIRDQGVGVGNISVSGSDIRYDFGAGPVVIGTFTGGTAGADLVVTFNANANTAAADALIENITYRNTDTDNPTTSARTARFTLNDGDGGTSAAHDTTVNVATQNDAPTISNLTGDTLNYSEGDAATVIEQGGNVTVGDVDSADFDTGNLTVAITTGGDSGEDVLAIRDQGAGVGNISVSGSDVRYDFGAGPVVIGTFTGGTAGADLVVTFNANATTAAADALIENITYRNTDTDNPTTSVRTIRFTLSDGDGGTSAAHDTTVNVARINDAPTASNKTVSMDEDGVYTFSASDFNFSDVDIGDSLTQIKIKSLESVGTLKLSMFDVTDEQVISVGQIPNLTFTPVSQNHGAPYDSFAFQVYDGTEYSAATYTMTIDVDPKADTPTFNGPTNTDEDVLSTGFQLQRNAADGTEVTHFKISGITNGTLYKNDGVTVISDNSFITFAEGNAGVKFKGTSNYNGAAGFSFQASATGNNSDLSATVSAGITIDPVNDAPILGNNQLVISQGGSVVLSANALSATDVDHPDAGLTFTVSSVTGGSFERVSAPGVPVFTFNQSEVTAGDIQFIHDSSTSAPTFDVAVSDGTDSDGPDAATISFIREAVWLSTKGDESGSGTLGLTSWDKDTLLEVADPSFSLEPGVTNGSFSSVFDLTDHFGASGATELTGLHVVTRSITVGAPGNTISLQQGDVLFSVNGSQPTLTSTNSVTIDESDVVRFRPDTPGNYSTGTFEIVLDDPLLGDTNIGGISLVEETMTIGGQTLNAGNFLLVETKGTDNVIYYFDVTSAGDTTTAGTSAVFVDGTDIGIGSNDFTSVQLVANPITLGGAGLTQGQVLVSLDGDIGSGFAGIAGAVNRQDIVALTVTTAGTNTVATGTVIFEGVDIKLDASAEAIEAFSFSSAASGWVNASPTISNLAGDTLAYLPASGPLAIEFGGDATVSDVDSADFDSGSLTVSVAAGFDASEDVLAIRNQGTDPGQISVSGSNVYYNFGAGAVLIGTWSGGSGGPALVVTLNSAADAAATTALVRNITYENTDTVAPITGARTIRFALNDGDGAVSLNHDATVTVVKGAPGGVANGLTLWLKADAGVTIGLGGVSQWENQVTNATLSDLQQALSTQRPDLIASGLNFNPIISFDGIDDHLSDLSVWGADLFGSDSASLFLAGSTNGSNGVMLQWIDTLSNRVNLEDDLRFDFGDLNNDQLTAPLPSTGYHIINAQASPGTPVGLSIDIDGQLTASGSASVGSPLDNNQFGQFFLGEYPGGGFNDDLNLGEVVIYSTDLSTIDRLKVDSYLAIKYGITLGQVSPATYRDSTGTAIWNAAANSGFEHDVAGIGQDNASLLAQSQSRSINADAIVTMSGASDQNDREFMFWSNDDGALSEVAAEPAGIANRLDRIWRVSEAGDIGTTTISFDLSGLTYSGATAADFNLIVDNNTDFNLGATLVSAASYDAGTGIVTFTGVDLADGNYFSLGTSVPTNAAPTINNLAGDTLSYTEGDAATVIEQGGNVTVTDGDSANFNTGNLTVSVFAGGDNTEDVLSIRDQGPGVGNITVSGGNVLYDFGGGPVVIGTFAGGSGGANLFVTFNASATATAADALIENITYQNTDTTDPATSARTIRFTINDGDGGTSVAHDATVNVVPQNDAPVIGNLAGDTLNYTEGDAATVIEQDGNVTLTDGDSANFDTGNLTVSVFAGGDSAEDVLAIRDQGPGVGNITVSGSNVLYDFGAGPVVIGTFAGGSGGANLVVTFNASATATVADALIENITYQNTDTTNPTTSTRTIRFTLNDGDGGTSVAHDATVNVAASNAAPAIDLDTNDSSGASGADFAGTFTEGGPAVLIADAADAILTDVDTSNLTHLTVTITNLIDGASETLAADTSGTSITAAYAAGTLTLSGTDTVANYQQVLRTITYHNASSNPDGSTRVIQVVASDGGLNSSVATARIAITTVNDPPTAIDDSFSMQAGKTLTIGVGGLLANDVDLDGNSLTVIPVSGPISGTLTLAADGSFQFTPAANFSGPVTFTYAVTDGIATSAPTTVTILVAKPNNLSEVTPGDLASIAADPAPEVETVPEVPAEEENTEEDVETESATQITPVAEADVDVPPALTRGSVIQTTDDELLTLSMVPLSMPDLSDGDQDSERIARIDDGQNGYANRQTRTQSNRPNVSTLGIVKFDSKLLWGDMEGMQDDIKQSDAAPYYFAGTFAGFSGALSVGYVMWTVRGGLLATSLLAHLPAWSLVDPLLVLNELDDDDDGDDDSLEELLDKTEKEREQSTPTETASQSSASGETLT from the coding sequence ATGCCGTGGCGCCGACGCAAACGCAAGCACGATTCATCGTCAATCCTGCGTGGCGGCCACCTGCTCGACGCGGCCGTTCTGGAGAAGCGGTTGCTTTTTAGCGCGACACCGATCGCGCCACCGGTCGATCACGTCGACGCTGATCCGGAGACGCAGCAGCCCTTTCCTGACGGCGCCACTGCGGCAGACGCAACGACTCATTCGGGGCAGGGGGATCCGACGCAGGACGATCAACAGCGGCAACGGCGATTGGAGGTCGCCTTCGTCGACGCCAGCATCGGGGATTATCAACCGTTGGTCGATGCCCTGCGATCCGAGAGCGGCAACGCGGACCTGGAGATCTACCTACTGGAAGGATCACGCGACGGGATCGAGCAAATCGGTGAAATCCTGTCGGCCTACAACCACTCGGCCTACAACGACATTGACGCCGTGCATCTGCTCACTGACGGCGCCGACGGACAACTCCGTTTAGGGTCTTCCCTCGTGAACGCCGGCAATCTGGACGGATCGGCGGGAGACTTCGCGGCGTGGGGTTCTTCTTTGTCGCAAGACGCGGACCTGATCCTGCACGGATTTCAATCGTCCCAATCGCCGGAAAGCCGCACGATGCTGGAGGCCATCTCGGAGCTGACCGGTGCGACCGTCGCGGTCCCGACCTCAGATGCTGTGCGAGCGGAGAGTGTTGCGGCCGACAGCAGCGCGGACGTCGCCTCGGCGGACGAACAGCACACCTCGCGTGAAATCGTGCTCGTGGATCAAACCGCCGAGGACTACCAGCAGTTGCTGGCCGATCTACAGAGCGAACGTGGCGACGGACGGTCGTTCGAGGTGATCCTGCTGGATGGTCACAGCGACGGGATCGATCAGATCAGCCGAGCGCTCGCGCAGTATGACGACGTCGATGCGATTCACTTGGTCACGCACGGTACCGCAGGCCGATTGAAACTGGGAAACACTTGGCTTTCGCTCGACAACCTGAACGAACATGCCGACGCGATCGCTCTGTGGGGCGATTCGCTTGGCGACGGCGCGGACTTATTGATCTATGGCTGTGATCTGGCAGCCGACGAAGACGGACGAACACTGTCGACTTCCCTGGCAAGCCTGACCGGGGCTGACGTCGCGGCCAGCGATGACAACACGGGATACGCGATTTTTGGCGGCGACTGGGATCTGGAATACTCGACCGGAGCGATCGAAACCAGCCTGGCCTTCAGCCTGGACGTGCAACAAAACTGGGCACATTTGTTGAACGTAACGATCGACAACACTACAACGGACACCGCCGGGACCGGTGCAGCAAGCACGTCGTTCGCACACGCGACCGCCGGAACGGACCGTTTGATGTTGGTTGGCATCTCTTTTGGTCAGGACATGGGTGACGTTGTCAGTTCGGTGACCTACAACGGTGTCAGTCTAACCTTGGTTGGGACCCAGGAGCACGCGGATCCGTCGAAGTCACGCGTGGAAATCTGGTCGCTGGTCGCACCGGACGTGGGCACCCACAACATCGTGGTCAACTTTTCCGGCACGAACCACCAAGGAGCGACCGTCGGTGTGATGACCTTCACCGACGTCGATCAAACGACTCCTGTGGGAACGTTTACCGGCGACCAAGGAACATCGGGAACGCCCTCGGTAACCGTTTCTTCGACCAACAACGATCTGGTATTCGGCGTCGTCGGCGTGGACGACAACAGCGATTGGGACTTCACGCCCGGATCGGGTCAGACCGAGCATTGGGACCTGTTTTCTTCTCAAGCCAACGGTTCCGGAACCACCGAAGACGGTGCGGCATCGGTGGTGACATCGTGGACCTATGGAGCTTCCACCCCATGGGCCGCCGGTGCTGTGTCGATCAAGGCGGCGCCCCCGGCCAGTGCGATCACCGTCGACACGACCAGTGACACCGTTGACGGTGACACGTCATCGATCACCGCCTTGCTGAGCAACAAAGGGACCGACGGATTCATCTCGCTGAGGGAAGCGATCCTTGCGGCCAACAACACGTCGGGGACCGATGACATTTATCTCGGTGCGGGCACACATACCCTGTCCATTTTGGGGGACGGCGAAAACCTGGCAGCGACCGGTGACCTGGACATTACCGAAAGCGTCAACATTCATGGTGATTCGGCTTCCACAACGATCATCGATGCCAGCGGAATGGGGGCATCGCCCGACCGTGTCTTTGACGTGCTGGCCGGAACCGTCGTCAACTTCACGGACCTGACCATCACGGGTGGACAGAGTGGTGGCAGCGGTGGCGGCGGCGTCTACATTGCAACCGGAGCGGATTTGACGGTCACCAACGTCGTGCTGGAAAATAACAACAGCAACAATGGTGGCGCCATCCAAAACGACGGCATGTTCACTGCCCATACCACCGTCATCAGAAACAATACCGGCAACAGCGGCAGTGGCATCGACAACAGCGGAACGCTGGTTCTGGCCGATGTGGCCATCACCGGAAATAATGCGGGCAATGCGGGCGGCGGTCTTCGGAACAATGGGACGGCCACGCTGACCAATGTCACGCTCAGCGGTAACTCCGCGACGGCCGGAGCAGGCATTCACAATGGCGGCGGTTCGGCCGCGATGACCCTGACCAACGTCACCATCAGTACCAATACGGCGACCAACTCGGGCGGTGGCATCTGGACAAACCAGAACATCGACGCGACCAACGTCACGATCACGAATAATCAGGCCACGACGCCTTCGACGGGAACCGGCGGCGGCGTTCACATTGCCGGTGGCGGCGGTGACGTCACACTGAAAAACAGCATCTTGTACGGCAACACTGCGGCGATCGGCCCAGATGCGGATGCGGAATTGACATCGTCCGGATACAACATCGCCAGTGCCGCGGCGATTGTCGAGGTCGGATCCGACGATTCGGTCAGCGATCCGATGCTGGGTGCGCTGACCGGCAACGGGGGATTCACCGAAACACATGCTTTGCTCGTCGGAAGCGCCGCGATCGACCCTGCGGGATTGACCGGCGCTCCCACGACGGATCAACGCGGCACCACGCGCGATGCGACGCCCGACATCGGAGCCTTTGAATACGTTGCAGCCGGCAACGCTTCCCCAACGATTTACAACTTGGCCGGGGACACGTTGAATTATAGCGAAGGCGACTCGGTGACGGTCATCGAGCAAGGCGGAAACGTCACCGTCGGCGACGTCGATTCGGCCGACTTCGACGCCGGCAACCTGACCGTAGCCATCATAACCGGCGGTGACTCGGGCGAAGACGTGCTCGCCATCCGTGATCAAGGTGTCGGTGTGGGCAACATCAGCGTCTCCGGCAGCGACATTCGCTACGACTTCGGCGCCGGACCGGTCGTGATCGGGACCTTCACCGGAGGCACCGCGGGAGCGGATCTGGTGGTGACCTTCAACGCCAACGCCAACACCGCGGCGGCGGACGCATTGATCGAAAACATCACCTACCGCAATACCGATACCGACAACCCGACGACCTCCGCCCGTACGGCTCGATTCACGCTCAATGACGGTGACGGTGGCACCAGCGCCGCCCACGACACCACAGTCAACGTGGCGACGCAAAACGATGCCCCAACGATCAGCAATCTGACCGGGGACACGTTGAATTATAGCGAAGGCGATGCGGCGACGGTCATCGAGCAAGGCGGAAACGTCACCGTCGGCGACGTCGATTCGGCCGACTTCGACACCGGCAACCTGACCGTGGCCATCACAACCGGCGGTGACTCGGGCGAAGACGTGCTGGCCATCCGTGATCAAGGTGCCGGTGTGGGCAACATCAGCGTCTCCGGCAGCGACGTTCGCTACGACTTCGGCGCCGGACCGGTCGTGATCGGGACCTTCACCGGAGGCACCGCGGGAGCGGATCTGGTGGTGACCTTCAACGCCAACGCCACCACCGCGGCGGCCGACGCATTGATCGAAAACATCACCTACCGCAATACCGATACCGACAACCCGACGACCTCCGTCCGAACGATTCGATTCACGCTCAGCGACGGTGACGGCGGAACCAGCGCCGCCCACGACACCACCGTCAACGTGGCTCGGATCAACGACGCACCGACGGCCAGCAACAAGACGGTCAGCATGGACGAAGACGGCGTCTATACCTTCTCGGCGTCCGACTTCAATTTCTCCGACGTGGACATCGGTGACAGCCTGACCCAAATCAAGATCAAGTCGCTGGAATCCGTCGGCACTCTCAAGTTGAGCATGTTCGACGTGACCGACGAACAGGTCATCTCCGTGGGGCAAATCCCCAACTTGACCTTCACGCCGGTGTCGCAGAATCATGGCGCCCCCTACGACAGTTTTGCGTTCCAAGTCTATGACGGAACCGAGTACAGCGCCGCGACCTACACGATGACGATCGACGTCGATCCGAAAGCGGACACGCCGACGTTCAACGGGCCGACCAATACTGACGAAGACGTGCTTTCGACGGGCTTTCAACTGCAACGCAACGCCGCCGATGGCACCGAGGTCACGCACTTCAAGATCTCCGGCATCACCAACGGAACACTGTACAAGAATGACGGCGTGACGGTGATCAGCGACAACAGCTTCATCACGTTTGCCGAAGGCAACGCGGGCGTCAAATTCAAGGGCACGTCCAACTACAACGGCGCGGCCGGATTCAGTTTCCAAGCATCCGCGACCGGTAACAATTCTGACTTGAGCGCGACCGTCTCGGCGGGAATCACCATCGATCCGGTCAATGACGCCCCGATTCTTGGCAACAACCAACTGGTCATCTCCCAAGGCGGCAGCGTCGTTCTTTCGGCGAACGCACTGTCGGCGACCGACGTCGACCACCCCGACGCGGGACTCACGTTCACGGTGTCGAGCGTGACCGGCGGCAGTTTCGAGCGTGTGTCCGCTCCGGGGGTTCCGGTCTTCACCTTCAATCAGAGTGAAGTCACAGCCGGTGACATTCAATTCATCCACGACAGCAGCACCTCGGCGCCAACCTTTGACGTTGCGGTTTCCGACGGGACGGATTCCGATGGCCCCGACGCCGCAACCATCTCCTTCATTCGCGAAGCGGTCTGGTTGAGCACCAAGGGCGACGAAAGCGGAAGCGGAACGCTTGGGCTGACAAGCTGGGATAAGGACACGTTACTGGAAGTCGCCGACCCAAGTTTCTCGTTGGAACCGGGCGTGACCAACGGCTCCTTTTCCAGCGTTTTTGATCTCACCGATCATTTTGGAGCCAGTGGCGCCACCGAACTGACAGGCCTCCATGTCGTCACCCGATCGATCACCGTCGGCGCTCCGGGGAACACGATCAGCCTTCAGCAAGGTGATGTATTGTTCTCCGTCAACGGATCGCAACCGACGCTGACGAGCACCAATTCGGTCACGATCGACGAAAGCGATGTGGTCCGCTTCCGACCGGACACACCGGGTAACTACTCCACCGGAACATTCGAAATCGTGCTCGATGATCCCTTACTCGGTGACACGAACATTGGCGGCATCAGCCTCGTTGAAGAGACGATGACCATCGGTGGCCAGACACTCAATGCAGGTAACTTTTTGCTCGTCGAAACGAAAGGAACGGATAACGTCATTTATTACTTTGACGTCACGAGTGCGGGGGACACAACAACTGCGGGGACATCAGCGGTGTTCGTTGACGGTACCGACATCGGAATCGGGTCGAACGATTTCACCTCCGTTCAACTGGTCGCAAACCCCATCACCCTCGGTGGCGCCGGATTGACGCAAGGCCAAGTCCTTGTGTCACTTGATGGCGACATCGGAAGCGGTTTTGCTGGCATCGCCGGAGCAGTCAACCGGCAAGATATTGTTGCACTGACGGTGACGACAGCGGGCACCAACACCGTGGCGACGGGCACGGTGATCTTTGAAGGCGTCGATATCAAACTGGATGCATCGGCCGAGGCGATTGAGGCGTTTTCCTTTTCATCCGCCGCCAGCGGCTGGGTGAACGCATCTCCGACGATCAGCAATCTGGCCGGGGATACTTTGGCCTATCTCCCCGCATCCGGCCCGCTTGCGATCGAATTTGGCGGTGATGCGACGGTCTCTGACGTCGATTCGGCCGATTTCGATTCGGGCAGCCTGACCGTTTCGGTCGCCGCCGGGTTCGATGCCAGCGAAGACGTTCTGGCGATCCGGAATCAGGGGACGGATCCCGGTCAGATCAGCGTTTCGGGCTCAAACGTTTATTACAACTTCGGCGCCGGAGCGGTGTTGATCGGAACCTGGTCCGGCGGATCGGGAGGACCGGCCCTGGTCGTGACACTAAACTCAGCGGCCGATGCGGCAGCGACCACCGCACTGGTGCGAAATATTACGTACGAAAATACCGACACCGTGGCGCCGATCACCGGTGCACGCACGATTCGCTTCGCTCTTAACGATGGCGACGGCGCCGTCAGCTTGAACCACGATGCCACCGTCACGGTCGTGAAAGGCGCTCCGGGCGGAGTGGCGAACGGTCTGACGTTGTGGTTGAAGGCCGATGCCGGTGTCACGATCGGACTGGGAGGAGTCAGCCAATGGGAAAACCAAGTCACCAACGCGACGCTGTCTGATCTTCAACAAGCCCTGTCCACGCAACGCCCCGATCTGATCGCATCCGGATTGAATTTCAACCCGATCATTTCGTTCGACGGCATTGATGATCACTTGTCGGACCTCTCGGTTTGGGGAGCCGACCTGTTCGGATCCGATTCCGCCTCCCTTTTCCTGGCTGGAAGTACGAACGGGTCCAACGGAGTGATGCTGCAGTGGATCGACACGCTCAGCAACCGGGTCAACCTAGAGGACGACCTGCGATTCGACTTTGGCGATTTGAACAACGATCAATTGACCGCTCCGCTTCCGAGCACGGGGTACCACATCATCAACGCCCAAGCGTCACCGGGTACGCCGGTCGGTTTGAGCATCGACATCGATGGCCAGCTAACCGCTTCGGGTAGCGCGAGCGTCGGCAGCCCCCTGGACAACAACCAGTTCGGACAGTTCTTCCTAGGTGAGTACCCCGGCGGTGGGTTCAATGATGACCTGAACCTCGGCGAAGTCGTTATCTATTCGACAGACCTCAGTACCATCGACCGTTTGAAGGTGGACTCTTACCTAGCGATTAAGTATGGCATCACACTCGGTCAAGTGAGCCCCGCAACCTATCGCGACTCCACCGGTACGGCGATCTGGAATGCGGCAGCGAACTCCGGGTTCGAACATGACGTCGCGGGAATCGGCCAAGACAACGCCTCCTTACTTGCCCAGAGTCAATCTCGATCGATCAACGCCGATGCCATCGTGACCATGTCCGGGGCTTCGGACCAAAACGACCGTGAATTCATGTTCTGGAGCAATGATGACGGGGCATTAAGTGAGGTTGCCGCTGAACCGGCGGGCATCGCAAACCGACTCGATCGAATTTGGCGGGTCAGCGAAGCAGGCGATATCGGCACGACGACGATCTCATTTGATCTAAGCGGATTGACCTATAGCGGGGCGACGGCCGCAGATTTCAATCTGATCGTTGATAACAATACAGACTTTAATCTTGGAGCGACCTTGGTTTCCGCAGCGAGCTATGACGCCGGGACGGGAATCGTCACCTTCACCGGCGTGGATCTCGCTGACGGGAACTATTTCTCACTGGGGACATCGGTTCCGACCAATGCCGCGCCAACGATCAACAATCTGGCGGGCGATACGCTCAGCTACACCGAGGGTGACGCCGCGACGGTGATCGAACAGGGCGGCAACGTCACCGTCACCGACGGTGACTCGGCAAACTTCAACACCGGCAATCTGACCGTGTCGGTCTTCGCCGGCGGTGACAACACCGAAGACGTTTTATCGATCCGCGATCAAGGCCCCGGCGTCGGCAACATCACCGTCTCGGGCGGCAACGTCTTGTACGATTTCGGCGGCGGCCCCGTCGTGATCGGAACCTTTGCCGGTGGCAGCGGAGGTGCGAATCTGTTCGTCACCTTCAACGCCAGCGCCACGGCAACCGCCGCCGACGCGCTGATCGAAAACATCACCTACCAGAACACCGACACCACCGATCCGGCGACCTCCGCACGCACGATCCGCTTCACGATCAACGACGGGGATGGCGGAACCAGCGTCGCCCATGACGCCACCGTCAACGTGGTGCCGCAAAACGATGCACCAGTGATCGGCAATCTGGCCGGCGACACACTGAACTACACCGAGGGTGATGCCGCGACGGTGATCGAACAGGACGGCAACGTCACGCTGACCGACGGCGACTCGGCAAACTTCGACACCGGCAATCTGACCGTGTCGGTCTTCGCCGGCGGTGACAGCGCCGAAGACGTCTTGGCGATCCGCGATCAAGGCCCCGGCGTCGGCAACATCACGGTTTCGGGCAGCAACGTCTTATACGACTTCGGCGCTGGCCCCGTCGTGATCGGAACCTTTGCCGGCGGCAGCGGCGGAGCAAATCTGGTCGTCACCTTCAACGCCAGCGCCACGGCAACCGTCGCCGACGCGTTGATCGAAAACATCACCTATCAGAACACCGACACGACTAATCCGACGACCTCCACACGCACGATCCGATTCACGCTGAACGACGGGGACGGCGGAACCAGCGTCGCCCATGACGCCACCGTCAACGTGGCGGCGAGCAATGCGGCGCCCGCGATCGACCTGGACACGAACGATTCCAGCGGCGCGAGCGGAGCAGACTTTGCCGGGACGTTTACCGAAGGCGGCCCGGCGGTGTTGATCGCCGACGCGGCCGACGCAATCCTGACCGACGTCGACACGTCGAACTTGACCCATTTAACCGTCACGATCACGAACCTGATTGACGGTGCCAGCGAGACGCTTGCGGCCGACACCAGCGGAACGTCCATCACCGCGGCCTATGCTGCGGGAACGCTAACGCTTTCGGGAACAGACACGGTCGCCAACTACCAGCAAGTCCTTCGCACCATCACCTATCACAATGCTTCGTCCAATCCCGATGGAAGCACTCGGGTCATCCAGGTGGTCGCCAGCGACGGTGGCTTGAACAGCAGCGTTGCGACGGCGCGAATCGCGATCACGACGGTCAACGATCCGCCGACGGCCATCGATGACAGTTTTTCCATGCAGGCGGGGAAGACGCTGACGATCGGGGTCGGCGGACTGCTCGCCAATGACGTCGACTTGGACGGGAACTCCCTGACCGTGATTCCCGTCTCGGGCCCGATTTCAGGAACGTTGACGCTGGCCGCCGACGGCTCCTTTCAATTCACGCCGGCGGCGAACTTCAGCGGACCGGTCACCTTCACTTATGCCGTGACCGATGGCATCGCGACAAGCGCGCCGACGACCGTCACGATTCTGGTGGCCAAACCCAACAACCTGAGCGAAGTCACCCCCGGAGACCTTGCCAGCATCGCCGCCGACCCGGCCCCGGAAGTGGAAACCGTGCCGGAGGTGCCGGCCGAAGAAGAGAATACGGAGGAAGACGTCGAGACGGAATCGGCAACGCAGATCACGCCGGTCGCCGAAGCGGACGTCGACGTTCCTCCGGCGTTGACGCGAGGGTCGGTCATCCAGACAACCGACGATGAACTTTTGACGCTCAGCATGGTCCCCCTGAGCATGCCGGATCTGAGCGACGGCGACCAAGATTCGGAGCGGATCGCGAGGATTGACGACGGTCAAAACGGCTACGCAAATCGACAAACGCGGACCCAATCGAATCGCCCAAACGTTTCGACCCTCGGGATCGTCAAATTTGACAGCAAGCTGCTTTGGGGCGACATGGAAGGCATGCAGGACGATATCAAACAATCGGACGCCGCGCCGTACTACTTTGCGGGGACCTTCGCGGGTTTCTCGGGCGCCCTGTCGGTCGGCTATGTGATGTGGACCGTTCGTGGCGGGTTGTTGGCGACCAGCTTGTTGGCCCACTTGCCGGCATGGAGCCTTGTCGATCCGCTGCTGGTCCTGAACGAACTGGACGATGACGACGACGGTGACGACGACTCGCTGGAAGAACTGTTGGACAAGACCGAAAAAGAACGCGAGCAGAGCACACCGACCGAGACTGCTTCCCAGTCATCGGCTTCAGGGGAAACCCTCACATGA